A single genomic interval of Apis cerana isolate GH-2021 linkage group LG14, AcerK_1.0, whole genome shotgun sequence harbors:
- the LOC107994616 gene encoding serine/threonine-protein kinase/endoribonuclease IRE1 isoform X1 has translation MRFKLVLIFLMIKLFNIYICDQTERSWQPDYFKSSGRQYKQKRDTELISEQDDPLLIFSTLDGSLIGIKQRSGNVLWRQNDAFITEPIVKVPVELGRTSMPMFLPDPKDGSLYVFGTETEALKKLPFTIPQLVANSPCRSSDGILYTGRKIDTWFGIDPRTGQREQLLGFDKVKNTCPVEMQNAVFMGRTEYSIIMVDSKQKNRKWNVTFYDYSATKMEPEGIENYDLVHFATSSTGRIVTVDRKLGIILWELDVQSPVIAVYIVREDGLLTVPFTSVADETLNLILKRFANKPSDIQLFPTLYIGQHRHGLYALPSLVDLTTATISNNIGQLLLEGPLSVPQLGKNDNGNVPLSNTYNNEYQAVITLGHYEIPAEYKLQEPQPLQITGRSDPVIETLPLRYSNSTKQLLFSLQDDEKSSNDTSNESWREFMQNVYTMGKNWFSQQENKGLKLTLIVLLGCILVMFWYLNAQFKEFQQLSQGSRENNSTSDYYGTRSNALVVPEDMGEGIVKVGKITFDTGQVLGKGCEGTFVYRGNFDGRSVAVKRLLPDCFTFADREVALLRESDAHANVVRYFCTEQDRMFRYIALELAEATLQDYVAGKYDKKKISAKSILRQATSGLAHLHLLDIVHRDIKPHNVLLSTPGPRGEVRAMISDFGLCKKLQLGRVSFSRRSGVTGTDGWIAPEMLNGNRTTCAVDIFSLGCVFYYVLSNGKHPFGDPLRRQANILCGENDLTALHDEISQYDKELALILIKAMIANNPSERPPVMAVHDHPIFWEPAKILGFFQDVSDRVEKEETSSPALVALEFECNRVVQGDWRLLIDVEVATDLRKYRSYRGESVRDLLRALRNKKHHYRELSQQAQESLGYIPDKFTEYWLSRFPSLLSHVWCAMQTFRNEPTLRDYYHADYTFAIISEGESLQIKSTHPSSYISCKVQDNIDWSPNRTRYRTQRKKYEKKKLDIPIAWTLPSN, from the exons atgcGATTCAagcttgtattaatttttctgatgattaaattgtttaatatttatatttgtgatCAAACTGAAAGATCATGGCAAccagattattttaaatcttctgGGAGACAg TATAAACAAAAAAGGGATACAGAATTAATATCAGAACAAGATGAtccacttttaatattttctacattaGATGGTTCGTTGATCGGTATAAAACAACGTTCTGGAAATGTACTTTGGCGACAAAATGATG CATTCATTACAGAACCAATTGTCAAGGTGCCAGTTGAACTTGGAAGAACTTCCat GCCAATGTTTTTACCAGATCCAAAGGATGGCTCTTTATATGTGTTTGGAACAGAAACCgaagctttaaaaaaattaccatttACCATTCCACAACTTGTGGCAAATAGTCCTTGTCGAAGTAGCGATGGAATATTATATACCGGTAGAAAAATTGATACTTGGTTTGGCATCGATCCTAGAACTGGTCAAAGAGAACAACTTCTAGGATttgataaagttaaaaatacttGTCCTGTAGAAATGCAAAATGCTGTTTTCATGGGACGTACAgaatatagtattattatgGTGGATAGTAAACAGAAGAATCGAAAATGGAATGTtacattttatgattattccGCTACAAAGATGGAACCTGaaggaatagaaaattatG atttagtTCATTTCGCGACGAGTTCAACCGGACGAATAGTCACTGTAGATAGAAAATTGGGAATTATTTTATGGGAACTAGATGTACAGAGTCCTGTGATAGCAGTATACATCGTAAGAGAGGATGGATTGTTAACAGTTCCCTTTACCAGCGTTGCAGATGAAACTTTAAATCTCATTTTAAAACGTTTTGCAAACAAACCGAgcgatattcaattatt CCCAACATTATATATCGGCCAACACAGACACGGATTGTATGCCTTACCATCTCTCGTTGATTTAACAACAGCtactatatcaaataatattggtCAATTATTGCTCGAAGGTCCATTATCAGTTCCACAATtaggaaaaaatgataatggaAATGTACCCTTGTCTAATACATATAACAATGAATATCAGGCAGTTATAACGTTAG GTCATTATGAAATACCAgctgaatataaattacaagaaCCACAACCACTTCAAATTACCGGTCGATCCGATCCTGTGATTGAAACATTACCTTTACGATATTCAAATTCtacaaaacaattattattcagtTTACAAGATGATGAAAAATCTAGCAATGATACAAGTAACGAATCATGGCGTGAATTTATGCAGAATGTTTATACAATGGGCAAGAATTGGTTCAGCCAACAAGAAAAcaaaggattaaaattaacattaatcgTACTATTAGGATGCATACTAGTAATGTTTTGGTATTTAAACGCACAATTCAAGGAATTTCAACAATTGTCTCAG GGTTCCCGAGAAAATAATAGTACCAGTGATTATTATGGAACACGATCGAACGCACTTGTAGTTCCAGAAGATATGGGCGAAGGAATAGTAAAGGTTGGAAAGATAACTTTCGATACCGGACAAGTTTTGGGTAAAGGATGCGAGGGAACTTTCGTTTAtag agGTAATTTTGATGGACGATCCGTAGCTGTAAAGCGTTTGTTACCAGATTGCTTTACGTTCGCCGATCGAGAAGTAGCGTTACTCAGAGAATCGGATGCGCACGCAAACGTTGTGCGATATTTTTGTACCGAGCAAGATAGAATGTTTAGATATATCGCATTAGAATTAGCCGAAGCAACTTTACAAGATTACGTGGCAGGAAagtacgataaaaaaaaaatatcggcaAAAAGTATTCTACGACAAGCTACATCAGGATTAGCTCATCTACATCTTCTTGACATCG tgcACAGGGATATAAAACCGCACAATGTGTTATTATCGACTCCGGGACCTCGTGGAGAAGTGAGAGCTATGATATCGGATTTTGGGTTATGCAAAAAACTTCAATTGGGTCGCGTATCTTTTTCACGTAGATCAGGTGTAACAGGAACGGATGGTTGGATCGCGCCAGAAATGTTAAATGGAAATAGAACGACTTGTGCTGtggatattttttctctcggttgcgttttttattatgttcttTCTAACGGAAAACATCCATTTGGAGATCCGTTACGACGACAAGCTAATATTCTTT GCGGAGAAAATGATTTAACAGCTCTGCACGATGAAATTTCTCAATATGACAAAGAATTGGCGTTAATACTTATAAAAGCAATGATCGCAAACAATCCATCAGAACGACCTCCGGTTATGGCTGTTCATGATCATCCAATATTTTGGGAACCTGCTAAAATCCTTGGATTTTTTCAg gatGTGAGCGATCGAgtagaaaaggaagaaacgagCAGTCCGGCATTAGTCGCATTAGAATTTGAATGCAATCGTGTGGTACAAGGAGATTGGAGATTGCTCATCGATGTAGAAGTTGCAACCGATCTTCGAAAATACAGAAGTTATAGAGGTGAAAGTGTTAGAGATCTGCTGAGAGCATTGCGAAACAAG AAGCATCATTACAGAGAATTAAGTCAGCAAGCTCAAGAAAGTCTTGGATATATTCCTGACAAGTTCACCGAATATTGGCTTTCTAGATTTCCCTCTTTGCTTTCGCACGTTTGGTGCGCTATGCAAACTTTCCGTAACGAGCCAACATTAAGAGATTATTATCATGCCGATTACACATTCGCAATTATCAGCGAAGGAGAATCTTTACAGATTAAGAGTACACATCCATCAAGTTATATTTCTTGCAAAGTTCAAGATAATATCGATTGGAGTCCAAATAGGACGAGATACCGAActcaaagaaaaaagtacgagaaaaaaaaacttgatatTCCAATTGCTTGGACCTTACCTTCGAATTAG
- the LOC107994616 gene encoding serine/threonine-protein kinase/endoribonuclease IRE1 isoform X2: protein MRFKLVLIFLMIKLFNIYICDQTERSWQPDYFKSSGRQYKQKRDTELISEQDDPLLIFSTLDGSLIGIKQRSGNVLWRQNDEPIVKVPVELGRTSMPMFLPDPKDGSLYVFGTETEALKKLPFTIPQLVANSPCRSSDGILYTGRKIDTWFGIDPRTGQREQLLGFDKVKNTCPVEMQNAVFMGRTEYSIIMVDSKQKNRKWNVTFYDYSATKMEPEGIENYDLVHFATSSTGRIVTVDRKLGIILWELDVQSPVIAVYIVREDGLLTVPFTSVADETLNLILKRFANKPSDIQLFPTLYIGQHRHGLYALPSLVDLTTATISNNIGQLLLEGPLSVPQLGKNDNGNVPLSNTYNNEYQAVITLGHYEIPAEYKLQEPQPLQITGRSDPVIETLPLRYSNSTKQLLFSLQDDEKSSNDTSNESWREFMQNVYTMGKNWFSQQENKGLKLTLIVLLGCILVMFWYLNAQFKEFQQLSQGSRENNSTSDYYGTRSNALVVPEDMGEGIVKVGKITFDTGQVLGKGCEGTFVYRGNFDGRSVAVKRLLPDCFTFADREVALLRESDAHANVVRYFCTEQDRMFRYIALELAEATLQDYVAGKYDKKKISAKSILRQATSGLAHLHLLDIVHRDIKPHNVLLSTPGPRGEVRAMISDFGLCKKLQLGRVSFSRRSGVTGTDGWIAPEMLNGNRTTCAVDIFSLGCVFYYVLSNGKHPFGDPLRRQANILCGENDLTALHDEISQYDKELALILIKAMIANNPSERPPVMAVHDHPIFWEPAKILGFFQDVSDRVEKEETSSPALVALEFECNRVVQGDWRLLIDVEVATDLRKYRSYRGESVRDLLRALRNKKHHYRELSQQAQESLGYIPDKFTEYWLSRFPSLLSHVWCAMQTFRNEPTLRDYYHADYTFAIISEGESLQIKSTHPSSYISCKVQDNIDWSPNRTRYRTQRKKYEKKKLDIPIAWTLPSN from the exons atgcGATTCAagcttgtattaatttttctgatgattaaattgtttaatatttatatttgtgatCAAACTGAAAGATCATGGCAAccagattattttaaatcttctgGGAGACAg TATAAACAAAAAAGGGATACAGAATTAATATCAGAACAAGATGAtccacttttaatattttctacattaGATGGTTCGTTGATCGGTATAAAACAACGTTCTGGAAATGTACTTTGGCGACAAAATGATG AACCAATTGTCAAGGTGCCAGTTGAACTTGGAAGAACTTCCat GCCAATGTTTTTACCAGATCCAAAGGATGGCTCTTTATATGTGTTTGGAACAGAAACCgaagctttaaaaaaattaccatttACCATTCCACAACTTGTGGCAAATAGTCCTTGTCGAAGTAGCGATGGAATATTATATACCGGTAGAAAAATTGATACTTGGTTTGGCATCGATCCTAGAACTGGTCAAAGAGAACAACTTCTAGGATttgataaagttaaaaatacttGTCCTGTAGAAATGCAAAATGCTGTTTTCATGGGACGTACAgaatatagtattattatgGTGGATAGTAAACAGAAGAATCGAAAATGGAATGTtacattttatgattattccGCTACAAAGATGGAACCTGaaggaatagaaaattatG atttagtTCATTTCGCGACGAGTTCAACCGGACGAATAGTCACTGTAGATAGAAAATTGGGAATTATTTTATGGGAACTAGATGTACAGAGTCCTGTGATAGCAGTATACATCGTAAGAGAGGATGGATTGTTAACAGTTCCCTTTACCAGCGTTGCAGATGAAACTTTAAATCTCATTTTAAAACGTTTTGCAAACAAACCGAgcgatattcaattatt CCCAACATTATATATCGGCCAACACAGACACGGATTGTATGCCTTACCATCTCTCGTTGATTTAACAACAGCtactatatcaaataatattggtCAATTATTGCTCGAAGGTCCATTATCAGTTCCACAATtaggaaaaaatgataatggaAATGTACCCTTGTCTAATACATATAACAATGAATATCAGGCAGTTATAACGTTAG GTCATTATGAAATACCAgctgaatataaattacaagaaCCACAACCACTTCAAATTACCGGTCGATCCGATCCTGTGATTGAAACATTACCTTTACGATATTCAAATTCtacaaaacaattattattcagtTTACAAGATGATGAAAAATCTAGCAATGATACAAGTAACGAATCATGGCGTGAATTTATGCAGAATGTTTATACAATGGGCAAGAATTGGTTCAGCCAACAAGAAAAcaaaggattaaaattaacattaatcgTACTATTAGGATGCATACTAGTAATGTTTTGGTATTTAAACGCACAATTCAAGGAATTTCAACAATTGTCTCAG GGTTCCCGAGAAAATAATAGTACCAGTGATTATTATGGAACACGATCGAACGCACTTGTAGTTCCAGAAGATATGGGCGAAGGAATAGTAAAGGTTGGAAAGATAACTTTCGATACCGGACAAGTTTTGGGTAAAGGATGCGAGGGAACTTTCGTTTAtag agGTAATTTTGATGGACGATCCGTAGCTGTAAAGCGTTTGTTACCAGATTGCTTTACGTTCGCCGATCGAGAAGTAGCGTTACTCAGAGAATCGGATGCGCACGCAAACGTTGTGCGATATTTTTGTACCGAGCAAGATAGAATGTTTAGATATATCGCATTAGAATTAGCCGAAGCAACTTTACAAGATTACGTGGCAGGAAagtacgataaaaaaaaaatatcggcaAAAAGTATTCTACGACAAGCTACATCAGGATTAGCTCATCTACATCTTCTTGACATCG tgcACAGGGATATAAAACCGCACAATGTGTTATTATCGACTCCGGGACCTCGTGGAGAAGTGAGAGCTATGATATCGGATTTTGGGTTATGCAAAAAACTTCAATTGGGTCGCGTATCTTTTTCACGTAGATCAGGTGTAACAGGAACGGATGGTTGGATCGCGCCAGAAATGTTAAATGGAAATAGAACGACTTGTGCTGtggatattttttctctcggttgcgttttttattatgttcttTCTAACGGAAAACATCCATTTGGAGATCCGTTACGACGACAAGCTAATATTCTTT GCGGAGAAAATGATTTAACAGCTCTGCACGATGAAATTTCTCAATATGACAAAGAATTGGCGTTAATACTTATAAAAGCAATGATCGCAAACAATCCATCAGAACGACCTCCGGTTATGGCTGTTCATGATCATCCAATATTTTGGGAACCTGCTAAAATCCTTGGATTTTTTCAg gatGTGAGCGATCGAgtagaaaaggaagaaacgagCAGTCCGGCATTAGTCGCATTAGAATTTGAATGCAATCGTGTGGTACAAGGAGATTGGAGATTGCTCATCGATGTAGAAGTTGCAACCGATCTTCGAAAATACAGAAGTTATAGAGGTGAAAGTGTTAGAGATCTGCTGAGAGCATTGCGAAACAAG AAGCATCATTACAGAGAATTAAGTCAGCAAGCTCAAGAAAGTCTTGGATATATTCCTGACAAGTTCACCGAATATTGGCTTTCTAGATTTCCCTCTTTGCTTTCGCACGTTTGGTGCGCTATGCAAACTTTCCGTAACGAGCCAACATTAAGAGATTATTATCATGCCGATTACACATTCGCAATTATCAGCGAAGGAGAATCTTTACAGATTAAGAGTACACATCCATCAAGTTATATTTCTTGCAAAGTTCAAGATAATATCGATTGGAGTCCAAATAGGACGAGATACCGAActcaaagaaaaaagtacgagaaaaaaaaacttgatatTCCAATTGCTTGGACCTTACCTTCGAATTAG
- the LOC107994616 gene encoding serine/threonine-protein kinase/endoribonuclease IRE1 isoform X3, with protein sequence MYFGDKMMVLLLAFITEPIVKVPVELGRTSMPMFLPDPKDGSLYVFGTETEALKKLPFTIPQLVANSPCRSSDGILYTGRKIDTWFGIDPRTGQREQLLGFDKVKNTCPVEMQNAVFMGRTEYSIIMVDSKQKNRKWNVTFYDYSATKMEPEGIENYDLVHFATSSTGRIVTVDRKLGIILWELDVQSPVIAVYIVREDGLLTVPFTSVADETLNLILKRFANKPSDIQLFPTLYIGQHRHGLYALPSLVDLTTATISNNIGQLLLEGPLSVPQLGKNDNGNVPLSNTYNNEYQAVITLGHYEIPAEYKLQEPQPLQITGRSDPVIETLPLRYSNSTKQLLFSLQDDEKSSNDTSNESWREFMQNVYTMGKNWFSQQENKGLKLTLIVLLGCILVMFWYLNAQFKEFQQLSQGSRENNSTSDYYGTRSNALVVPEDMGEGIVKVGKITFDTGQVLGKGCEGTFVYRGNFDGRSVAVKRLLPDCFTFADREVALLRESDAHANVVRYFCTEQDRMFRYIALELAEATLQDYVAGKYDKKKISAKSILRQATSGLAHLHLLDIVHRDIKPHNVLLSTPGPRGEVRAMISDFGLCKKLQLGRVSFSRRSGVTGTDGWIAPEMLNGNRTTCAVDIFSLGCVFYYVLSNGKHPFGDPLRRQANILCGENDLTALHDEISQYDKELALILIKAMIANNPSERPPVMAVHDHPIFWEPAKILGFFQDVSDRVEKEETSSPALVALEFECNRVVQGDWRLLIDVEVATDLRKYRSYRGESVRDLLRALRNKKHHYRELSQQAQESLGYIPDKFTEYWLSRFPSLLSHVWCAMQTFRNEPTLRDYYHADYTFAIISEGESLQIKSTHPSSYISCKVQDNIDWSPNRTRYRTQRKKYEKKKLDIPIAWTLPSN encoded by the exons ATGTACTTTGGCGACAAAATGATGGTATTGTTACtag CATTCATTACAGAACCAATTGTCAAGGTGCCAGTTGAACTTGGAAGAACTTCCat GCCAATGTTTTTACCAGATCCAAAGGATGGCTCTTTATATGTGTTTGGAACAGAAACCgaagctttaaaaaaattaccatttACCATTCCACAACTTGTGGCAAATAGTCCTTGTCGAAGTAGCGATGGAATATTATATACCGGTAGAAAAATTGATACTTGGTTTGGCATCGATCCTAGAACTGGTCAAAGAGAACAACTTCTAGGATttgataaagttaaaaatacttGTCCTGTAGAAATGCAAAATGCTGTTTTCATGGGACGTACAgaatatagtattattatgGTGGATAGTAAACAGAAGAATCGAAAATGGAATGTtacattttatgattattccGCTACAAAGATGGAACCTGaaggaatagaaaattatG atttagtTCATTTCGCGACGAGTTCAACCGGACGAATAGTCACTGTAGATAGAAAATTGGGAATTATTTTATGGGAACTAGATGTACAGAGTCCTGTGATAGCAGTATACATCGTAAGAGAGGATGGATTGTTAACAGTTCCCTTTACCAGCGTTGCAGATGAAACTTTAAATCTCATTTTAAAACGTTTTGCAAACAAACCGAgcgatattcaattatt CCCAACATTATATATCGGCCAACACAGACACGGATTGTATGCCTTACCATCTCTCGTTGATTTAACAACAGCtactatatcaaataatattggtCAATTATTGCTCGAAGGTCCATTATCAGTTCCACAATtaggaaaaaatgataatggaAATGTACCCTTGTCTAATACATATAACAATGAATATCAGGCAGTTATAACGTTAG GTCATTATGAAATACCAgctgaatataaattacaagaaCCACAACCACTTCAAATTACCGGTCGATCCGATCCTGTGATTGAAACATTACCTTTACGATATTCAAATTCtacaaaacaattattattcagtTTACAAGATGATGAAAAATCTAGCAATGATACAAGTAACGAATCATGGCGTGAATTTATGCAGAATGTTTATACAATGGGCAAGAATTGGTTCAGCCAACAAGAAAAcaaaggattaaaattaacattaatcgTACTATTAGGATGCATACTAGTAATGTTTTGGTATTTAAACGCACAATTCAAGGAATTTCAACAATTGTCTCAG GGTTCCCGAGAAAATAATAGTACCAGTGATTATTATGGAACACGATCGAACGCACTTGTAGTTCCAGAAGATATGGGCGAAGGAATAGTAAAGGTTGGAAAGATAACTTTCGATACCGGACAAGTTTTGGGTAAAGGATGCGAGGGAACTTTCGTTTAtag agGTAATTTTGATGGACGATCCGTAGCTGTAAAGCGTTTGTTACCAGATTGCTTTACGTTCGCCGATCGAGAAGTAGCGTTACTCAGAGAATCGGATGCGCACGCAAACGTTGTGCGATATTTTTGTACCGAGCAAGATAGAATGTTTAGATATATCGCATTAGAATTAGCCGAAGCAACTTTACAAGATTACGTGGCAGGAAagtacgataaaaaaaaaatatcggcaAAAAGTATTCTACGACAAGCTACATCAGGATTAGCTCATCTACATCTTCTTGACATCG tgcACAGGGATATAAAACCGCACAATGTGTTATTATCGACTCCGGGACCTCGTGGAGAAGTGAGAGCTATGATATCGGATTTTGGGTTATGCAAAAAACTTCAATTGGGTCGCGTATCTTTTTCACGTAGATCAGGTGTAACAGGAACGGATGGTTGGATCGCGCCAGAAATGTTAAATGGAAATAGAACGACTTGTGCTGtggatattttttctctcggttgcgttttttattatgttcttTCTAACGGAAAACATCCATTTGGAGATCCGTTACGACGACAAGCTAATATTCTTT GCGGAGAAAATGATTTAACAGCTCTGCACGATGAAATTTCTCAATATGACAAAGAATTGGCGTTAATACTTATAAAAGCAATGATCGCAAACAATCCATCAGAACGACCTCCGGTTATGGCTGTTCATGATCATCCAATATTTTGGGAACCTGCTAAAATCCTTGGATTTTTTCAg gatGTGAGCGATCGAgtagaaaaggaagaaacgagCAGTCCGGCATTAGTCGCATTAGAATTTGAATGCAATCGTGTGGTACAAGGAGATTGGAGATTGCTCATCGATGTAGAAGTTGCAACCGATCTTCGAAAATACAGAAGTTATAGAGGTGAAAGTGTTAGAGATCTGCTGAGAGCATTGCGAAACAAG AAGCATCATTACAGAGAATTAAGTCAGCAAGCTCAAGAAAGTCTTGGATATATTCCTGACAAGTTCACCGAATATTGGCTTTCTAGATTTCCCTCTTTGCTTTCGCACGTTTGGTGCGCTATGCAAACTTTCCGTAACGAGCCAACATTAAGAGATTATTATCATGCCGATTACACATTCGCAATTATCAGCGAAGGAGAATCTTTACAGATTAAGAGTACACATCCATCAAGTTATATTTCTTGCAAAGTTCAAGATAATATCGATTGGAGTCCAAATAGGACGAGATACCGAActcaaagaaaaaagtacgagaaaaaaaaacttgatatTCCAATTGCTTGGACCTTACCTTCGAATTAG